The proteins below come from a single Pseudomonas chlororaphis genomic window:
- a CDS encoding dihydrodipicolinate synthase: MFTGLGAFPLTPMNEQGVDEKAFMGLVQQLARAKVDTIAALGSTGGYAYLSRAERTRIAHLAVEAAEDVPVMVSIGALRTREVLALAEEAQKVGVKALLLPPVSYQKLSQDDVFSLYETVTANISVPLCVYDNPGTTHFEFTDELHGRIAALPNVGSIKIPGVPESPDLACARVERLRELIPSHVTIGVSGDVFAAVGMNAGCDAWYSVMGGLFPHTALAITRAALSGDADEATRLSDALKPLWALFRQFGGSFRVIATAAELRGLTCFPSVPLPLRTVTGEGRDQIAAVIDALELS; encoded by the coding sequence ATGTTTACTGGCCTTGGTGCGTTTCCCTTGACCCCCATGAATGAGCAGGGCGTGGACGAAAAAGCGTTCATGGGGCTCGTGCAACAACTGGCGCGGGCGAAAGTCGACACCATCGCAGCCCTCGGATCCACGGGAGGCTACGCGTATCTTTCTCGAGCCGAACGCACTCGCATTGCGCATCTGGCAGTGGAGGCGGCCGAGGATGTGCCGGTCATGGTGAGCATCGGGGCGCTGCGCACACGCGAGGTTCTGGCGCTGGCAGAAGAGGCACAGAAGGTGGGCGTCAAAGCCTTGCTGCTGCCCCCTGTTTCTTACCAGAAACTGTCTCAGGACGACGTGTTCTCGCTATACGAAACGGTCACGGCCAATATCTCGGTCCCGCTGTGTGTCTATGATAATCCGGGGACCACCCATTTCGAATTTACCGACGAGCTGCATGGACGCATCGCAGCGCTGCCAAATGTCGGGTCGATCAAAATCCCGGGCGTTCCCGAGTCGCCCGACCTGGCCTGCGCGCGCGTTGAGCGCCTGCGTGAGCTGATTCCAAGTCATGTGACGATCGGAGTCAGCGGTGATGTGTTCGCCGCCGTGGGCATGAATGCTGGCTGCGATGCCTGGTACTCCGTTATGGGAGGTCTGTTTCCCCATACGGCGTTGGCAATCACGCGAGCGGCGTTGTCAGGTGACGCCGATGAAGCTACACGCCTTTCTGACGCCTTGAAGCCGCTTTGGGCGTTGTTCCGCCAATTTGGCGGCAGCTTTCGCGTGATTGCGACAGCGGCGGAGCTTCGCGGCCTTACCTGCTTTCCGAGTGTCCCGCTGCCACTACGGACTGTTACCGGGGAAGGGCGCGATCAAATTGCCGCCGTGATCGACGCGCTTGAATTGAGCTGA
- a CDS encoding XRE family transcriptional regulator — MTTNTSLSTTPGADAQAVSLAVARTLKQARKAQRITLDELSRRSGVSKGMVVEIEKCTANPSIGILCKIAAALGLSVADIVNVTEAPSAHVIDSQDIPTLWTGELGGTARLLAGTSGPNMIELWRWEMHPGESFTSPGHPQGTLELFHVEKGTLKCVIGETELIIPAGSSAVAKTDVPHAYSNAGKSRLVFTMSVAEIHQ, encoded by the coding sequence ATGACCACCAATACCAGCCTGTCGACTACCCCGGGTGCTGATGCTCAAGCCGTCAGCCTGGCCGTCGCCCGCACACTCAAGCAAGCACGCAAGGCGCAAAGGATCACGCTGGATGAGCTTTCACGGCGCTCAGGCGTGAGCAAAGGCATGGTCGTCGAAATAGAGAAATGCACGGCGAACCCCAGTATCGGGATCCTCTGCAAAATCGCAGCCGCGCTGGGGCTGTCCGTAGCCGATATCGTCAATGTGACCGAAGCCCCCTCTGCCCATGTCATCGACAGCCAGGACATCCCCACCCTCTGGACCGGCGAGTTGGGTGGCACGGCGCGGCTGCTGGCGGGCACTTCCGGCCCCAACATGATCGAGCTGTGGCGCTGGGAAATGCACCCAGGCGAATCCTTCACCTCACCTGGGCACCCCCAGGGCACACTTGAACTGTTTCATGTGGAGAAGGGAACGCTGAAATGCGTGATCGGAGAAACAGAACTCATCATCCCGGCGGGGAGCTCGGCGGTGGCTAAAACCGACGTCCCTCATGCCTACTCCAACGCAGGCAAATCCAGGCTGGTGTTCACCATGTCCGTGGCGGAGATACACCAGTAG
- a CDS encoding aldehyde dehydrogenase, which produces MNSLSLSLAADYKAITVFNPFDGSTVGEVTDMPASSATTIVDTALLGASVAKNLARHERASILEKAAHAVERDKDAFAQLIVAESGKTLKQARKEVLRCVNTLKLSAEEAKRNAGEVVPFDAYVGSESRQGWFTREPLGVILAITPYNDPLNLVAHKLGPAIAGGNAVVLKPSELTPLSAIKLVECLVDAGLPRVVVTVATGGAALAKALVAHRAVRMVSFTGGFVTGEQISRTAGLKKLAMDLGGNAPVIVMADCALTETVDACVSGAFWAAGQNCIGTQRILIEAPLYEAFKTRFVEKTRELIVGNPADEQTDVGPMITEASAKRTEEVVNDAIAQGATLLFGNTRRASLYSPTVLEGVDRQCRLWCEEVFSPVVILQRVASLDEALALANEPEYSLHAGIFTSNLNVAMTAAKRLEAGGVMINDSSDYRFDAMPFGGFKYGSMGREGVRFAYEDMTQPKVVCINDAGGR; this is translated from the coding sequence ATGAATAGCTTGAGTCTTTCGCTCGCTGCTGATTACAAGGCCATAACGGTGTTCAACCCGTTCGACGGCAGCACCGTGGGAGAAGTGACGGACATGCCTGCCTCCTCGGCCACTACGATTGTCGACACGGCTCTCCTGGGTGCTTCAGTGGCCAAAAACCTTGCCCGCCATGAACGCGCGAGCATCCTGGAAAAGGCCGCGCATGCGGTCGAGCGTGACAAGGACGCTTTTGCCCAACTCATCGTCGCGGAGTCAGGCAAGACCCTGAAACAGGCACGAAAAGAAGTGCTGCGCTGCGTCAACACGTTGAAGCTGTCAGCCGAAGAAGCCAAGCGCAATGCCGGTGAAGTCGTACCTTTCGACGCTTATGTCGGCTCCGAATCGCGCCAGGGCTGGTTCACTCGCGAACCACTGGGGGTAATTCTTGCAATCACGCCCTACAACGACCCGCTGAACCTGGTCGCACATAAACTGGGGCCCGCCATTGCCGGTGGCAATGCAGTTGTTCTCAAGCCGTCGGAGCTCACGCCGTTATCGGCGATCAAGCTGGTGGAATGCCTTGTCGACGCGGGCCTGCCGCGGGTCGTGGTGACGGTCGCTACCGGTGGCGCCGCGCTGGCCAAGGCCTTGGTCGCCCATCGCGCCGTGCGCATGGTGTCGTTCACGGGGGGCTTTGTCACCGGTGAGCAGATCTCGCGTACCGCCGGCCTGAAGAAACTGGCCATGGACCTCGGGGGCAACGCACCGGTCATCGTAATGGCCGATTGTGCACTGACTGAGACGGTCGATGCTTGCGTATCGGGGGCTTTCTGGGCCGCCGGTCAAAACTGCATAGGGACCCAGCGAATCCTCATCGAGGCCCCACTCTATGAAGCTTTCAAAACACGCTTCGTCGAAAAGACCCGAGAGCTGATCGTGGGCAACCCGGCCGATGAGCAAACCGATGTCGGGCCGATGATCACCGAGGCATCTGCCAAGCGCACCGAAGAGGTGGTCAATGACGCCATTGCCCAAGGTGCCACCCTGTTGTTCGGCAACACGCGCAGGGCCTCACTTTACTCGCCCACGGTGCTGGAGGGCGTCGACCGCCAATGCCGGTTGTGGTGCGAAGAGGTATTCAGCCCGGTGGTCATCCTGCAGCGCGTCGCGTCTTTGGATGAGGCGTTGGCGCTGGCCAACGAACCCGAGTACAGCCTGCATGCCGGGATTTTCACCAGCAATCTGAATGTGGCGATGACCGCTGCCAAGCGACTTGAAGCCGGTGGCGTGATGATTAATGACTCTTCCGACTATCGCTTCGATGCAATGCCGTTTGGAGGGTTCAAGTACGGCAGCATGGGCCGTGAGGGCGTACGTTTCGCCTATGAAGACATGACGCAGCCCAAGGTGGTTTGCATCAACGATGCCGGTGGCCGCTAG
- a CDS encoding AsnC family transcriptional regulator: MKRVLDKVDEKILEALTRNARLSHNDIAMKVNLSRNAVRLRIERLERDGYVRGYTIVKGMPSNDTGPIKALIFVYRKERMRDAEVVRCVVSMPEVISCNVMSGDWDLVLTVEAINADRIHKVWAEISALPGVLNTVTSFVLSSAK; the protein is encoded by the coding sequence ATGAAACGTGTTTTAGATAAGGTGGATGAAAAAATCCTGGAAGCATTGACCCGTAATGCACGACTGTCTCATAACGACATTGCCATGAAGGTCAACTTATCCAGAAACGCCGTCAGGTTGCGAATAGAACGCCTGGAGCGCGATGGTTATGTCAGAGGGTACACCATCGTCAAAGGCATGCCTTCTAACGATACCGGGCCTATCAAGGCACTCATCTTCGTCTACCGTAAAGAACGCATGCGTGATGCTGAAGTGGTTCGCTGTGTAGTGTCCATGCCGGAAGTTATTTCCTGCAATGTCATGAGTGGTGATTGGGACTTGGTATTAACCGTCGAAGCAATCAACGCCGATCGCATTCACAAAGTATGGGCAGAGATATCGGCACTTCCTGGCGTCTTGAACACCGTCACCTCTTTCGTCTTGTCCAGCGCCAAATAG
- a CDS encoding transcriptional regulator yields the protein MAHTKAGKEQLLKRVKRIAGQVQAIERALEGDADCAKTLHLVAATRGAMNGLLDEIIEDHAREHVAKPGLTDQERAQGVEELLEAIHRYSK from the coding sequence ATGGCGCATACAAAAGCAGGCAAAGAACAGCTACTCAAGCGTGTGAAGCGTATCGCCGGGCAGGTGCAGGCGATCGAGCGTGCACTGGAGGGTGACGCCGACTGCGCCAAGACATTGCATCTGGTCGCGGCGACGCGGGGTGCAATGAACGGTTTGCTCGACGAAATCATCGAGGACCATGCCCGGGAGCATGTCGCCAAGCCAGGCCTGACCGATCAGGAGCGGGCACAAGGCGTAGAAGAACTGCTCGAAGCCATCCACCGGTATTCAAAGTGA
- a CDS encoding threonine synthase, translating to MKYVSTRTPGRTFEFSEVLMGSYAPDGGLYVPRKVPRFKKEALTRLEWLPFHELARHVIAPFVGDWIEQGQLSHLLEETFGGFKSNAVAPLHQTASNEWVLELFHGPAGVYQDLGLQLMSRFVQHELLKSSREALVLGCTGGDTGASAIKAFSGIKGVTLLVLHPLKGITPAHRRRLLSASAENVVNIAVDGDYSDCHRLCEQFFRQRHDSKRPIISFNSVNWVRVLAHLSFYFYSALQLGAPKREVAFSVPTANSGALYAGYMAKEMGLPIRQLVVATNANAGLHHFLQSNLYSRSEIRTTNTPSMNVSLASNFERLQWSMLNRCTEKVVRNMELLEGSGAVQLEQDEWLGARKLFDSLAVDDADALTCIHELFAQNGYRISANTAVGLHAARVSRRSLLIPMICLATTHPSDHGRQEDAAGSSAPEPDCLCIANDSRALAEWVGVLSKDTESHLL from the coding sequence ATGAAATACGTCAGCACGCGGACGCCTGGAAGAACATTCGAATTCAGCGAAGTGCTGATGGGCTCGTACGCACCGGACGGTGGCTTGTACGTGCCGCGCAAGGTACCCCGCTTCAAAAAGGAAGCGCTCACCCGGCTAGAATGGTTGCCCTTTCATGAGTTGGCTCGACACGTGATTGCGCCCTTTGTCGGGGACTGGATTGAGCAAGGACAACTGTCTCATCTGCTTGAAGAGACGTTTGGCGGCTTTAAAAGCAACGCCGTTGCACCGCTGCACCAGACAGCAAGCAACGAGTGGGTACTGGAATTGTTCCATGGCCCTGCCGGTGTCTATCAAGACCTTGGGCTCCAGTTAATGTCGCGTTTTGTTCAGCACGAGTTACTGAAGAGTTCAAGGGAGGCGTTGGTTCTAGGTTGTACAGGCGGGGACACGGGCGCTTCGGCTATAAAAGCTTTTTCGGGCATCAAGGGTGTCACTCTCTTGGTGCTGCACCCCTTGAAAGGAATAACCCCAGCCCATCGTCGTCGGTTACTGAGTGCGAGTGCGGAAAATGTGGTCAATATAGCGGTTGACGGGGACTACTCCGATTGTCATCGCTTGTGCGAACAATTCTTCCGCCAACGTCACGATTCAAAGCGGCCGATCATTTCGTTCAACTCTGTGAACTGGGTTCGCGTACTGGCGCATCTGTCGTTCTATTTTTATTCCGCGCTACAACTCGGTGCGCCTAAGCGAGAAGTCGCATTCAGTGTACCCACGGCAAATTCTGGCGCGCTATACGCCGGTTATATGGCCAAGGAAATGGGGCTGCCCATACGGCAGTTGGTTGTTGCCACTAACGCCAACGCCGGCCTGCACCACTTCCTGCAGTCAAACCTCTACAGCCGCAGTGAAATCCGCACCACCAACACACCCAGCATGAATGTTTCACTGGCTTCGAACTTTGAGCGCTTGCAATGGAGCATGCTCAATCGATGCACAGAAAAAGTCGTTCGGAACATGGAATTGTTGGAGGGCAGCGGCGCGGTCCAGTTGGAACAGGATGAATGGTTGGGCGCACGAAAGTTGTTCGATTCGCTGGCCGTGGACGACGCCGATGCATTGACTTGCATTCATGAGTTGTTTGCGCAGAACGGGTATCGGATCAGCGCCAATACCGCTGTCGGCTTGCACGCCGCCCGGGTGAGCAGGCGCAGCCTGCTCATCCCCATGATCTGCCTGGCAACGACCCATCCCTCGGACCACGGCCGCCAGGAGGATGCAGCAGGCTCGTCGGCACCTGAACCAGACTGCCTTTGCATCGCTAATGACAGTAGGGCGCTGGCTGAGTGGGTCGGGGTCTTATCCAAAGACACGGAGTCTCACTTGTTATAA
- a CDS encoding cation transporter yields MSTHSVHSHNFLGAAHDANAKRTLWVVTLTVVMMVGEIAAGYITGSMALLADGFHMATHAGALGIAAAAYAFARKHSQSPAYSFGTGKVGDLGGFASALILGLISLGIGVESVIRLFEPSQVQFTMAILIAVIGLIVNIVSALLLGGGGHDHGHSHAHAHAHAHAHHGHGHAHGHGQDNNLRSAYVHVLADAVTSVMAIVALLAGRFLGWVWLDPLMGIVGALVIARWAWSLMKDTAAVLLDKTDEHVAEEIRALLDQAGRLQITDLHVWQVGPQARAAIVSVQGPRAFSAEDVRAALSAVHEVTHLTVEYRAVEN; encoded by the coding sequence TTGAGCACTCATTCCGTTCATAGCCACAATTTCCTGGGGGCCGCCCACGATGCCAATGCCAAGCGCACCTTGTGGGTGGTGACACTCACGGTGGTGATGATGGTAGGGGAGATTGCCGCCGGCTACATCACCGGCTCGATGGCGCTCCTGGCTGATGGTTTCCACATGGCAACCCATGCCGGCGCGCTGGGCATCGCGGCGGCCGCCTATGCATTCGCCCGCAAGCATTCGCAGAGCCCTGCCTACAGTTTCGGCACCGGCAAGGTGGGTGACCTGGGAGGGTTCGCCTCGGCGTTGATCCTCGGCTTGATCTCGTTGGGCATCGGGGTCGAATCGGTGATTCGGCTTTTCGAGCCGTCCCAGGTGCAGTTCACGATGGCGATCCTGATCGCGGTCATCGGGCTGATCGTGAACATCGTCAGTGCCTTGCTGCTGGGTGGAGGCGGGCATGACCACGGTCATTCCCATGCCCATGCCCATGCCCATGCCCATGCTCATCACGGACACGGTCACGCCCATGGCCATGGCCAGGACAACAACCTGCGCTCCGCCTATGTCCACGTGCTCGCCGACGCGGTCACGTCGGTCATGGCCATCGTGGCGCTGCTGGCCGGCCGGTTTCTGGGCTGGGTATGGCTCGACCCGCTCATGGGCATTGTCGGGGCACTGGTCATTGCCCGCTGGGCGTGGTCGCTGATGAAAGACACCGCGGCGGTGTTGCTGGACAAGACGGATGAGCACGTCGCCGAAGAAATCCGCGCGCTGCTTGATCAAGCCGGCCGACTCCAGATCACCGACCTGCACGTGTGGCAGGTGGGGCCGCAAGCGCGTGCCGCCATCGTCAGTGTGCAGGGCCCGCGAGCGTTTTCCGCGGAGGATGTACGGGCGGCGTTGAGCGCGGTACATGAAGTGACTCATCTTACGGTGGAGTACCGGGCGGTGGAGAACTAG
- a CDS encoding homoserine dehydrogenase: MTEYKVALLGFGGVNRALTQLIADRNSRWADELGFTLKVVGVSDLYLGSIIDKDGLDAQALAAVPAVKGSFATLPGGNAEPANETVIRFSGADIVAEATFTNPVDGEPATTFCRWSLEKGVSVVTTNKGPVALHAQSLKALAQSTGARFEFEGAVMSGTPVIRLAKELLAGSQITGFKGILNGTSNFVLSSMENGLDFCGAVAQAQALGYAEADPTADVEGHDVRLKVAILANELLGAQLKPNDVVCKGISQITAGNIAEAAKVNARWKLIGSAEKQADGSISASVSPQLLPADDALSAVSGATNAITFATTLLGPVTVVGAGAGRVETAFALLADIVSIHNHKTASGKSS; the protein is encoded by the coding sequence GTGACTGAATATAAAGTAGCCTTGCTTGGCTTTGGTGGCGTTAATCGCGCCTTGACTCAACTTATTGCCGATAGGAACTCACGTTGGGCAGATGAACTGGGCTTCACGTTGAAGGTTGTCGGTGTCAGCGACCTTTACCTGGGTTCGATCATCGACAAAGACGGCCTGGATGCACAGGCGTTGGCTGCCGTGCCGGCTGTCAAAGGCAGTTTCGCCACGTTGCCAGGTGGTAACGCCGAACCGGCAAACGAAACCGTGATCCGCTTTTCGGGTGCGGACATTGTCGCTGAGGCAACCTTCACCAATCCTGTGGACGGGGAGCCTGCCACCACGTTCTGCCGCTGGTCCCTGGAAAAAGGCGTCAGCGTCGTGACCACGAATAAAGGCCCCGTGGCGCTTCATGCGCAAAGCTTGAAAGCATTGGCTCAAAGTACCGGTGCCCGGTTCGAGTTCGAAGGGGCTGTCATGAGCGGAACCCCGGTCATCCGATTGGCCAAGGAGTTACTCGCCGGCTCGCAAATCACTGGGTTCAAGGGGATCCTCAACGGTACGTCCAACTTCGTGCTCTCCAGCATGGAAAACGGGTTGGACTTTTGCGGTGCGGTCGCTCAGGCCCAGGCGCTGGGTTATGCCGAAGCCGACCCAACAGCCGATGTGGAAGGGCACGATGTGCGCCTGAAGGTTGCCATCCTGGCCAACGAACTGTTGGGCGCCCAGCTCAAGCCTAACGATGTTGTGTGCAAAGGCATCTCGCAGATCACCGCCGGGAACATCGCTGAGGCGGCCAAGGTGAATGCCCGTTGGAAATTGATCGGCAGCGCGGAAAAACAGGCCGACGGCTCGATTTCAGCTTCCGTGAGCCCCCAGTTACTGCCCGCCGATGATGCGCTCAGTGCAGTCAGTGGCGCCACCAACGCAATCACCTTCGCCACGACCCTTCTGGGTCCCGTCACGGTGGTGGGGGCGGGGGCCGGTCGTGTTGAAACCGCCTTCGCCTTGCTCGCCGATATCGTGAGCATCCACAACCACAAGACAGCGTCAGGTAAGTCATCATGA
- a CDS encoding globin, with amino-acid sequence MRGVLLMLIVLLGACTQPLPKDDSLYQDLGGQPGITAIVEGMLLNIARDDRIVERFRRIDIQRLRDKLIEQFCVEAGGPCTYTGDTMAESHKGQKVSRSDFNALVEDLIAAMDEQRIPVPVQNRLIKRLAPMRGEVIEK; translated from the coding sequence ATGCGTGGGGTCCTGCTGATGCTCATCGTGCTGCTGGGCGCGTGCACACAACCCTTGCCCAAGGACGACAGCCTCTATCAAGACCTCGGCGGCCAGCCGGGAATTACCGCGATCGTCGAGGGCATGTTGCTGAACATCGCCCGTGATGACCGTATCGTGGAGCGCTTTCGCAGAATCGATATCCAGCGGTTGCGCGACAAACTGATCGAACAGTTTTGCGTGGAGGCGGGCGGCCCCTGCACCTATACCGGCGACACCATGGCCGAAAGTCATAAAGGACAAAAGGTCAGTCGCAGTGACTTCAATGCCCTGGTCGAGGACCTGATCGCTGCGATGGATGAGCAACGCATACCGGTGCCTGTGCAGAATCGCCTGATCAAGCGCCTGGCACCGATGCGCGGCGAGGTCATCGAAAAGTGA